From Candidatus Pedobacter colombiensis, one genomic window encodes:
- a CDS encoding endo-1,4-beta-xylanase — MSPKILSAFKPTCLFLCALLIFNAAKSQQTAKNYQTDNRGLKDFYKDYFTVGVAVGTKNLVGDEATLIKRQFNSITAENAMKMGLLQPKEGKFYWKDADSIVNFAISNGLKIRGHNLCWHEQAPNWIFKGENGQEVTKEVLLQRLKTHITTVVNRYKGKIYAWDVVNEAIDDDPSKFLRNSKWYQICGEDFILKAFEYAHAADPNAKLFYNDYNTERPEKRERIYKLLKSLKDKGVPIDGIGLQAHWSLQEPTENELKTAIERYSSLGLKIQFTELDISIYPWEKNKRAPREGESDEFTAELAEKQAAKYAMVFKIFRAYKGVITNVTFWNISDRHTWLDEYPVMGRKNYPLLFDTYLQPKKAYWEVINFKNK, encoded by the coding sequence ATGTCCCCTAAAATATTAAGCGCCTTTAAACCTACATGCCTTTTTTTATGCGCATTGTTGATTTTCAATGCTGCTAAATCACAGCAAACTGCTAAAAATTATCAGACAGACAACAGGGGGCTGAAAGATTTTTACAAAGACTACTTCACCGTTGGTGTTGCTGTTGGAACAAAAAACTTAGTTGGCGACGAGGCCACGCTGATCAAAAGACAGTTCAATAGCATTACAGCAGAAAACGCAATGAAAATGGGCCTTTTACAGCCAAAGGAAGGTAAGTTTTACTGGAAAGATGCAGATTCGATTGTAAACTTTGCCATCAGCAATGGACTTAAAATCCGTGGACATAACCTTTGTTGGCACGAGCAAGCTCCCAATTGGATTTTTAAAGGAGAAAACGGACAAGAAGTTACAAAAGAAGTTTTATTACAGCGTTTAAAAACGCACATTACCACAGTTGTAAATCGGTATAAAGGCAAGATATATGCATGGGATGTAGTAAATGAGGCTATAGATGATGATCCCTCAAAGTTTCTGCGAAATTCTAAGTGGTATCAAATCTGCGGGGAAGATTTTATTCTAAAAGCTTTCGAGTATGCACATGCTGCAGATCCTAATGCAAAGCTATTTTACAACGATTACAATACCGAGCGCCCGGAAAAAAGAGAAAGGATTTATAAACTTTTAAAAAGCTTAAAAGACAAAGGTGTCCCTATTGATGGTATTGGCTTACAAGCACATTGGTCTTTACAAGAACCAACAGAAAATGAACTTAAGACCGCTATAGAAAGGTATAGTTCTCTTGGCTTAAAAATTCAATTTACTGAACTTGATATCTCTATTTATCCATGGGAGAAAAACAAAAGAGCCCCCCGGGAAGGAGAATCTGATGAATTTACAGCAGAATTAGCAGAAAAGCAGGCAGCTAAATATGCTATGGTTTTTAAAATATTCAGGGCCTATAAGGGTGTAATTACAAACGTTACTTTTTGGAACATTTCTGATCGCCATACCTGGTTGGATGAATATCCGGTAATGGGCAGAAAAAACTATCCCTTATTATTTGACACCTACTTACAGCCTAAAAAGGCGTATTGGGAGGTCATTAATTTTAAAAATAAATAA
- a CDS encoding SDR family NAD(P)-dependent oxidoreductase, with product MNKQIAIVTGGGAGLGLAISKKLVHEGVHVIMIGRNEDKLKTATVQFGQLASYRVFDLQNLAGIPALIEEIHTSFGKIDILVNNAGINMKKPFIEVTDEDFANIIQVNLSAVFSISREVVKKMIDVQSGCIVNISSMAAQYGIPKVIAYSAAKTGIEGMTRAMATELSPLGIRINCVAPGFIKTAMSAKALDADPERKNKVFSRTPMAKMGDPEDVADAVHFLSSTSAKYITGIVMPVDGGNAIGF from the coding sequence ATGAATAAACAAATTGCCATTGTAACAGGCGGAGGAGCTGGATTGGGTTTGGCCATTAGCAAAAAATTGGTTCATGAAGGAGTACACGTCATCATGATTGGTAGAAATGAAGATAAACTAAAAACTGCTACTGTCCAATTTGGCCAGCTAGCAAGTTATCGTGTATTTGATCTTCAAAATTTGGCAGGCATCCCTGCGCTGATTGAAGAGATTCATACCTCATTTGGAAAGATTGACATCCTGGTAAACAATGCAGGCATAAATATGAAAAAGCCTTTTATAGAGGTAACAGATGAAGATTTTGCAAATATTATTCAAGTCAATTTATCTGCCGTATTTAGCATTAGTCGCGAAGTTGTAAAAAAAATGATTGACGTGCAAAGTGGCTGTATTGTAAACATCAGCTCGATGGCGGCACAATATGGTATTCCAAAAGTAATTGCTTATTCGGCAGCGAAAACAGGAATAGAAGGAATGACAAGGGCAATGGCTACGGAACTTTCTCCTTTGGGTATCAGGATCAACTGTGTTGCTCCAGGCTTTATAAAAACAGCTATGTCGGCCAAAGCCTTAGACGCCGATCCAGAAAGAAAGAATAAAGTATTTTCAAGAACACCCATGGCAAAAATGGGTGACCCGGAAGATGTTGCCGATGCAGTTCACTTTCTAAGTTCAACCAGTGCAAAATACATTACCGGTATAGTAATGCCGGTAGACGGAGGAAACGCAATCGGATTTTAA
- a CDS encoding LacI family DNA-binding transcriptional regulator: MQDKEITIYDLAEKLDISAATVSRALQDHPAVNKKTKKKILDLATELGYRSNKFASNLRKQKTNTIGVIVPRLNSLFMSSVLSGIEKIVNTAGYNLIISQSFEQEAKEKTNTITMFNSRVDGLIVSLASDTQNFSHFDTFIKKNIPIIFFDRVAENIQSTKVLIDNFQAGYKATEHLIMQGCQEILHITGNTKRNVYKDRFEGYKKALADHNIPYDPSLFISNELTEQDVQDVLVNDILKRDKLPDGLFITNDSSAAFALSILKEAGVKVPEDMAIVGFNNDLISRVTEPEISTINYPGNEMGENIARILINHLDGEGDLSFTSTVILNSDLIVRASSQRKK; the protein is encoded by the coding sequence ATGCAAGACAAGGAAATTACCATATATGATTTAGCCGAGAAACTAGACATTTCCGCAGCTACCGTGAGCAGAGCTTTGCAAGATCATCCGGCTGTAAATAAGAAAACAAAGAAAAAAATATTAGACCTGGCAACAGAATTGGGTTACCGTTCTAACAAGTTCGCCAGTAACCTCCGCAAACAAAAAACCAATACAATTGGCGTAATTGTACCGAGACTAAATAGTCTCTTTATGTCCTCAGTTTTATCCGGCATAGAAAAGATTGTCAACACTGCCGGCTATAACTTAATCATCAGTCAATCCTTTGAGCAGGAAGCCAAAGAAAAAACCAATACAATAACCATGTTTAATAGCCGAGTGGATGGTTTAATTGTCTCACTAGCTTCAGACACCCAGAACTTCAGTCATTTCGACACCTTCATTAAAAAGAATATCCCTATTATCTTTTTTGATCGGGTTGCCGAAAATATTCAGTCCACCAAGGTATTAATCGATAATTTTCAGGCAGGGTATAAAGCAACCGAACATCTGATCATGCAAGGCTGTCAGGAAATACTACACATTACCGGAAACACCAAAAGAAACGTTTACAAGGATAGATTTGAAGGCTATAAAAAAGCACTTGCAGATCACAACATCCCTTATGACCCCAGCTTATTTATTTCAAATGAGTTAACCGAACAGGATGTGCAGGATGTCCTGGTTAATGATATTTTAAAGCGTGACAAACTGCCTGATGGCTTATTTATCACAAACGACTCATCAGCAGCATTTGCCTTAAGTATTTTAAAAGAAGCCGGAGTAAAAGTACCTGAAGACATGGCGATAGTCGGTTTCAACAATGATCTGATATCAAGAGTAACTGAGCCTGAAATCAGTACCATTAATTACCCCGGTAATGAAATGGGCGAAAACATTGCCCGAATTTTAATTAACCATTTAGACGGGGAAGGAGATTTAAGCTTTACCAGCACGGTAATACTCAATTCAGATCTAATTGTTAGAGCATCATCACAAAGAAAAAAGTAA
- a CDS encoding peptidylprolyl isomerase, whose amino-acid sequence MSKAIIKTDKGDMTVQFYDQDAPNTVANFKKLAKEGFYNGVTFHRVIPNFVVQAGCPNSKDAATAHLAGTGGPGYKIDCELTGGNQFHDRGVLSMAHAGRNTGGSQFFICHSRDNTAHLDRNHTCFGKVIENVDLVDSIKQGDKILSIEVIED is encoded by the coding sequence ATGAGCAAAGCAATAATTAAAACAGATAAAGGTGACATGACCGTTCAGTTTTACGATCAGGATGCACCAAATACAGTTGCCAACTTTAAAAAATTAGCTAAAGAAGGTTTTTATAACGGGGTAACATTTCACAGGGTGATCCCTAATTTTGTTGTTCAGGCAGGATGTCCTAACTCAAAAGATGCTGCTACAGCGCATTTGGCAGGTACAGGCGGCCCAGGTTATAAAATTGATTGCGAATTAACAGGTGGTAACCAATTCCATGACCGTGGTGTATTATCTATGGCTCACGCTGGAAGAAATACTGGTGGTTCACAATTCTTTATATGCCACAGCAGAGACAATACTGCACATCTTGACAGAAATCACACTTGCTTCGGTAAAGTGATTGAAAATGTTGATCTTGTTGACAGTATTAAACAAGGTGATAAGATTTTAAGCATTGAAGTAATAGAAGATTAA
- a CDS encoding DUF5606 domain-containing protein, whose product MNLRGIVAVSGRPGLFKLVGQNKAGYVLESLDAQKVKIIANMTTTKLASLEDITVYGEDEDLKLTDVLANMVATKGNVPDAKAESSVLKAFFKEVAPGHDEEKVYASDMKKIVSWFHILKDLPLFSEEAPALSEEHEALKAEEKLEKKPKAAAKPSNAKAPSKTAQPAKKVNMTSKKGV is encoded by the coding sequence ATGAATTTAAGAGGAATTGTAGCAGTATCTGGAAGACCGGGGTTGTTTAAGCTTGTTGGTCAGAATAAAGCAGGGTATGTTCTTGAAAGTCTGGACGCACAGAAAGTTAAAATTATAGCCAATATGACTACAACTAAACTAGCGTCATTGGAAGACATTACGGTATATGGCGAGGATGAGGATTTAAAATTAACAGATGTTTTAGCAAATATGGTTGCCACTAAAGGAAATGTTCCTGATGCAAAGGCTGAATCAAGCGTGCTTAAAGCATTTTTTAAAGAAGTTGCTCCAGGTCATGACGAAGAGAAAGTTTATGCTTCAGATATGAAGAAAATTGTAAGCTGGTTCCATATCCTTAAAGATCTGCCTTTATTTAGTGAAGAAGCTCCTGCGTTAAGTGAAGAACACGAAGCATTGAAAGCAGAAGAAAAGCTTGAGAAAAAGCCTAAAGCTGCAGCAAAGCCATCAAATGCTAAGGCGCCAAGCAAAACTGCGCAGCCAGCTAAGAAAGTTAATATGACAAGTAAAAAAGGGGTTTAG
- the rlmH gene encoding 23S rRNA (pseudouridine(1915)-N(3))-methyltransferase RlmH, giving the protein MKITLLVVGKTEDKYLIEGIEKYLNRLKHYIGFNLLVIPEIKNTKNLSEAQQKSKEAELIQKQINNLDTVILMDEKGKKYTSVAFSNYLNKQMIGSVQHLVFIIGGPYGFDESIYKRANGSMSLSDMTFSHQMVRLFFVEQLYRAFSILKGEPYHHE; this is encoded by the coding sequence ATGAAGATCACTTTACTGGTTGTAGGTAAAACAGAAGACAAGTACCTGATTGAGGGCATTGAGAAATACCTGAACAGATTGAAACATTATATTGGCTTTAACCTGTTGGTTATACCCGAAATAAAGAACACGAAAAACCTGAGCGAGGCACAACAAAAATCTAAAGAAGCAGAGCTGATCCAAAAGCAAATTAACAACCTTGATACAGTGATTTTAATGGATGAGAAAGGAAAGAAATATACCTCTGTAGCTTTTTCAAATTATCTAAACAAACAAATGATTGGGAGTGTTCAACATCTGGTATTTATTATTGGCGGGCCTTATGGCTTTGACGAAAGCATTTATAAACGAGCCAATGGCAGTATGTCGCTTTCAGATATGACCTTCTCTCATCAAATGGTCAGATTGTTCTTTGTAGAGCAACTTTACAGGGCATTCAGTATTTTAAAAGGTGAACCCTATCACCACGAATAA
- a CDS encoding DNA mismatch repair protein MutS produces the protein MVKTKHSILADYQNNADKQQTEVNNLKRKLNNISFSRLGLFIAEILIVALIINFGFEWLFAVLLTIPLIVFLFLVKKQAAVQKQLTYSGKLLWVYQNEIDQLSGGKNGYSNGEGYADEYHHYSSDLDIFGQGSLYSLINRCNTQQGLDILAANLNQPNDQLTIQQRQEAIIELKSHIDQTFHFRAELQNHKPGQLQVIINKLQDQLPDQLNFTRKKSLRLYVKVVPFITIGIFVLGVVFGGWAWQLFAVIALFNAALTFFNMSHLNQVYYGFSKESSLLSAFADTIKWTEDVAWKSTYIQHFFGEGKAAVPISMQIRKLSGIIQAFDARLNIIVSMVLNLFALWDLRCSISLCSWHDQSAKQTIEGMTRIGRFEELISFATLTHNQPEWNFPVIEPAFHLKATALGHPLIPEQVRVYNSFNLEAKPTVDIVTGSNMAGKSTFLRTVGINMTLAFAGAPVCAQQMSLSIFKVLSYMRIKDSLNDQTSTFKAELNRLKMILDAIKTDQHSFVLIDEMLRGTNSKDKYLGSKVFIEKLIEQNTPALFATHDLQLSEMEADHAYQIRNYHFDIQISEGEMEFDYKLKEGPCKTFNAALLLKQIGLSLN, from the coding sequence ATGGTAAAAACAAAACATAGCATCTTAGCCGACTATCAAAATAATGCAGATAAGCAGCAAACAGAGGTTAATAACCTGAAACGTAAGTTAAATAATATCTCGTTTTCGCGACTAGGACTATTTATCGCCGAGATTCTGATTGTTGCTTTGATCATTAATTTCGGGTTTGAATGGCTGTTTGCCGTGTTGTTAACCATACCATTAATTGTATTTTTATTTCTGGTTAAAAAACAAGCTGCTGTACAAAAGCAATTAACTTATTCCGGTAAGTTGTTATGGGTTTACCAAAATGAGATTGATCAGTTAAGTGGTGGGAAAAATGGCTACAGTAATGGGGAAGGTTATGCAGATGAATACCATCATTATTCTTCCGACTTAGATATATTTGGCCAAGGGTCTTTGTATTCATTGATCAATCGCTGTAATACGCAACAGGGATTGGATATTTTGGCCGCCAATTTAAATCAGCCTAATGATCAGCTTACTATTCAACAAAGACAGGAGGCAATTATAGAATTAAAAAGCCACATTGATCAGACTTTCCATTTTAGGGCAGAACTTCAGAATCATAAACCAGGACAACTACAGGTGATCATTAATAAACTTCAGGATCAATTACCGGATCAATTAAACTTTACCCGCAAAAAATCATTGCGGTTGTATGTTAAGGTTGTTCCTTTCATCACGATCGGCATATTCGTGCTGGGGGTTGTGTTTGGTGGCTGGGCCTGGCAACTCTTTGCTGTTATTGCCCTTTTTAATGCGGCCCTAACCTTTTTTAACATGAGCCATCTTAATCAGGTGTATTATGGCTTTAGTAAGGAATCAAGTCTGTTGAGTGCCTTTGCCGATACGATTAAATGGACCGAAGATGTGGCTTGGAAAAGCACTTATATACAACATTTTTTTGGTGAAGGAAAGGCTGCGGTGCCGATTAGTATGCAAATCCGTAAGCTATCTGGCATTATTCAGGCTTTTGATGCCCGACTTAATATTATTGTAAGCATGGTGCTGAATCTTTTTGCACTTTGGGATTTAAGATGTTCTATTTCACTATGCAGCTGGCACGATCAATCGGCGAAGCAAACGATAGAAGGAATGACTCGGATTGGCCGGTTTGAAGAACTGATTTCTTTTGCCACACTGACCCATAATCAACCGGAATGGAACTTCCCGGTCATAGAGCCTGCTTTTCATTTAAAAGCTACAGCGTTAGGGCATCCACTTATTCCAGAACAAGTAAGGGTATATAATAGCTTTAATCTTGAGGCTAAACCTACAGTCGACATTGTTACGGGCTCTAACATGGCCGGTAAAAGCACTTTTCTGAGAACTGTTGGAATCAACATGACCTTAGCCTTTGCCGGTGCACCTGTATGTGCCCAACAAATGTCATTATCCATTTTTAAAGTGCTTTCGTATATGCGAATCAAAGATTCATTGAATGATCAAACTTCAACGTTTAAAGCAGAACTGAATAGACTCAAAATGATTTTAGATGCCATAAAGACTGATCAGCATTCCTTTGTATTGATCGATGAGATGCTTCGGGGTACAAACAGCAAGGATAAATACCTGGGTTCAAAGGTATTTATAGAAAAACTGATCGAACAAAATACTCCGGCATTATTTGCTACGCACGATCTGCAATTGTCGGAAATGGAAGCTGATCATGCATACCAAATCAGAAACTACCATTTCGATATACAGATTTCCGAAGGGGAAATGGAGTTTGATTATAAATTAAAAGAAGGCCCTTGTAAAACTTTTAATGCCGCACTCTTATTAAAACAGATCGGCTTAAGCTTGAATTAA